From Podospora bellae-mahoneyi strain CBS 112042 chromosome 5, whole genome shotgun sequence:
ACGATTCCTGTGTACATGTTAGCCCTGCAACTTCGAGACAGATAATTACCTTCAGAACTAACCTTCTTGTGGACGTTAAGCTTGCGGAAGATCTCAGTGGCGTCCAGAAGATGGGTGTTATCAAGAATCCTGCGTCATGTCAGCTAACGTTCACCCTGCAGCGCATAGCGCCATGTCATGCGGGCACTTACTTCTTGATGTTCCAGGCGAGAAGCGGCAGGTTCAAAATCAGAGGCACCCAATATCCGTTGATCAAAAACAGAAAGGTCATGAAAGCGTGGACGGCAAACTCGGGAAGGATGTAGGTGTTGAGGCGGTTGCAGAGGTCGGTAGGGTTGATGTAATCGCTGCGCAGACGCAACAATGTTAACAATTGACAATCCCATCATGTCGTAAGCGCCAGGCTGCAATCGAATATGACGT
This genomic window contains:
- the ERV14 gene encoding COPII-coated vesicle protein (COG:O; COG:T; COG:U; EggNog:ENOG503P1X6), which translates into the protein MSGEAWLYLFAVIINAVNLFLQVFFTIMYSDLECDYINPTDLCNRLNTYILPEFAVHAFMTFLFLINGYWVPLILNLPLLAWNIKKILDNTHLLDATEIFRKLNVHKKESFTKLGFHLILFFFYLYSMIVALIRDEAH